The Erigeron canadensis isolate Cc75 chromosome 4, C_canadensis_v1, whole genome shotgun sequence genome window below encodes:
- the LOC122595817 gene encoding scarecrow-like protein 13, with product MQTSQNNRRSGAAIHGLYQQPDHIEPFYLTGSHFQVLNNSSYPVDTITSRQQETSVVSSQTINEQFFTLESSPAVEYSVYNSPYGGSVSANSQSPFSPQGSSQSCLSNLQNSPENTYGSPISSGVEQALKEMEIELLGPGSDFEDGSITSSFDTVTKYHRILQMDISSLDVKQSLIAIAHAMDDGAKEEAQALMEALQSKVSVTGAPIERLGAYMLEGLRARQLSSGSLIYKKLRCYETNPKELMTYMSILYEICPYYKFAYTTANVVIKEAMQYESQVHVVDFLIAQGSQWVDLIKDLATRPGGPPKLRVTGVDDGDSSYARGGGQQIVGQRLAKVAEEYGVPFEFHAAAISGSEVNWGNLKVQPGEALAVNFPYMLHHMPDESVSTTNHRDRLIRLVKSLAPKVVTLLEQESNTNTSSFSKRFAEALDYYTAMFESVDAKLPKNIDMPRDDRRRISAEENCVARDMVNIVACEDTDRVERHEPLDKWKFRLQAAGFTALPLSCSVMAAAKEVLKDYSEFYRLGEKDGALVLGWKNRPMVTCSAWR from the coding sequence ATGCAAACATCCCAGAATAATCGAAGATCGGGAGCAGCCATACATGGTTTGTACCAACAACCAGACCACATTGAACCTTTTTACTTAACAGGTTCCCATTTCCAAGTATTGAACAACAGTAGCTATCCCGTCGACACAATTACCAGTCGACAGCAAGAAACCTCTGTTGTATCATCTCAGACCATCAATGAACAATTCTTTACCTTGGAATCATCACCAGCTGTAGAATATTCTGTTTATAACTCCCCATATGGTGGTAGTGTGTCAGCAAATAGCCAAAGCCCCTTTTCTCCTCAAGGGTCTTCTCAATCATGTTTGTCAAATCTACAAAACTCCCCCGAGAACACTTATGGGTCTCCCATTAGCAGTGGTGTCGAGCAGGCTCTTAAAGAAATGGAAATTGAGCTATTAGGTCCTGGATCTGATTTTGAAGATGGATCCATTACTAGCTCTTTTGATACTGTTACCAAGTACCATAGGATCCTGCAGATGGATATTTCAAGTTTAGATGTGAAGCAATCCCTAATTGCCATTGCTCATGCAATGGATGATGGTGCCAAAGAAGAAGCACAAGCACTCATGGAAGCTTTACAAAGTAAGGTATCTGTGACTGGAGCACCTATTGAACGTTTGGGTGCATATATGTTAGAAGGCCTACGAGCTAGACAGTTATCTTCAGGAAGCCTAATCTACAAAAAGCTAAGGTGTTATGAGACGAATCCAAAAGAGCTCATGACCTATATGTCAATCCTATATGAAATCTGTCCTTACTACAAATTCGCCTACACAACAGCAAATGTAGTCATTAAAGAAGCCATGCAGTACGAGAGCCAAGTCCATGTCGTTGACTTTCTCATAGCACAAGGAAGCCAATGGGTTGATCTCATCAAAGATCTAGCCACGCGGCCCGGTGGTCCCCCAAAACTTCGTGTCACAGGTGTTGATGATGGTGACTCATCTTATGCCCGGGGAGGTGGCCAACAAATTGTTGGTCAAAGGCTAGCTAAGGTTGCTGAAGAGTACGGGGTGCCTTTTGAGTTCCATGCAGCCGCTATTTCAGGAAGTGAGGTTAATTGGGGGAACCTAAAGGTGCAGCCGGGTGAAGCATTGGCAGTTAACTTCCCTTACATGTTACACCACATGCCTGATGAGAGTGTGAGCACGACTAACCATCGCGACCGGTTAATCCGTCTGGTTAAAAGTCTTGCTCCAAAAGTTGTGACCCTCCTTGAGCAAGAATCAAACACCAACACCTCCTCGTTTTCTAAACGATTTGCAGAGGCTCTTGATTACTACACAGCTATGTTCGAGTCCGTTGATGCTAAACTTCCAAAGAACATAGATATGCCACGGGACGACAGACGGAGGATCAGTGCAGAGGAGAATTGTGTGGCTAGAGATATGGTTAACATAGTGGCATGTGAGGACACGGATAGGGTGGAACGACATGAGCCATTAGATAAATGGAAGTTTAGGCTACAAGCTGCGGGGTTCACGGCTTTGCCATTGAGTTGTTCAGTGATGGCAGCAGCTAAAGAGGTGCTGAAGGATTACAGTGAGTTTTATCGGCTTGGGGAGAAGGATGGTGCGCTAGTTCTTGGCTGGAAGAACAGGCCCATGGTAACTTGCTCAGCTTGGAGGTAA